The sequence AAGGAACAGCGGCACAGAAACTTTTTTGAGATGACGGTAGTCAATGCACGCCACAATTCCCGCCGCAATCAGACCCAGGCCGCACCAGACGACCTGCGTCGTGGGCGAGCCCGGCACCGTCGGGCTCATGCTCGAGCTATAGAGCATCACCAATCCCAATGACAGCAGCGCCGCGACGCAAAACACCAGGATGGTGGTGGCGTATTTCATCGTCAAAATGTCATTCGCGCACGTTCCTGCGCTCGATTGTCATTTGTGGAGCGAACCGCGCCTGAGGACGCGCGGCCGCCCCGTTCTTATTACAGGTTCCCGGTCCCTCCCGGCGGAGGTGCCGTCGGCGTCGCCGGTGCGGTGGGCGTACTCTTCGCCGCAGGCACTTTCAGTTTGTCACCCACCTTGATGCGGTCGGTCTTCAGCCCGTTGAGCGCCTTGATCTCGTTGACGGTCGTGGCGTTGGCCTTGGCGATCTTAAGCAACGTATCGCCGGTCTTTACCACGTACACGTTATCCATGCCGTTGCCCGCCGAGGTTGCAGCCGCCACGGATGCTGCCGGGGCTGGAACCACCAGTTTTTGACCCACCTGCAGCCGGGTCGAGTCCACTCCGGGATTAGCCTTCCCGATGGCGCTGGCCGACACGCCGAATTTTTTACCGATCGTGTAAAACGAATCGCCTTTCAGCACGATGTACTCGCGCGAGGCGCCTGCGGCGGTCGCCTCCGGCGCCGGCAATGCGGGAATTGGCGCGGTAATGTTGGTCGCCGGTTGAAGCCCCGGTTGAGTCAATTCCTGTAACGGCGGGTTCGTCGAAAGTGCGCCCGCGTTGGTCGGGTAAAGATTGGTCTGGTCCAGGGGTGGCAGCGTCGAATCGTTGGTGGACAGGTTATTTTTGGCGGTGACGTCCTCCTTCTTGCAGCCTTGAATGAGCAGGCCGCCCAAAAAGACCAGATGGATTGCCACGATGATATAAGCGACGCGGAGATGGGGCCTGCTTTTGGCTTTTTGCTCAAGGAGCGAGCCTTGTGGAATGAGCGGACTCGGATTGTTCATAATTATTGGTGGCGCTTTTAGCGGCGTTGTTTCGCTTGAGGCGTTGGTTGCATTTTCAGTTTTCGCGCCGGCGTTTTCCCTCAAAAAACGTCGGAGCAAATCATTTATTTCAAATTAACTGGCGCACTGGTTTCACAGGTTCGGTTTCTCCACCGCCAGCGCTGGTGTTTCCCCCGCCAGTGCCACGACCGGTGGTCTGCTTCCACTGCCC is a genomic window of Candidatus Angelobacter sp. containing:
- a CDS encoding LysM peptidoglycan-binding domain-containing protein, whose product is MNNPSPLIPQGSLLEQKAKSRPHLRVAYIIVAIHLVFLGGLLIQGCKKEDVTAKNNLSTNDSTLPPLDQTNLYPTNAGALSTNPPLQELTQPGLQPATNITAPIPALPAPEATAAGASREYIVLKGDSFYTIGKKFGVSASAIGKANPGVDSTRLQVGQKLVVPAPAASVAAATSAGNGMDNVYVVKTGDTLLKIAKANATTVNEIKALNGLKTDRIKVGDKLKVPAAKSTPTAPATPTAPPPGGTGNL